In one Scomber japonicus isolate fScoJap1 chromosome 6, fScoJap1.pri, whole genome shotgun sequence genomic region, the following are encoded:
- the LOC128360970 gene encoding E3 ubiquitin/ISG15 ligase TRIM25-like, whose amino-acid sequence LPLRAEMAQRNQLDRESFSCSICLDQLKDPVTTSCGHSYCMNCIKSHWDAEDQRKRYSCPECREVFRRRPVLKKNTMLAALVEQLKKTGLQAAPADHCYAGPEDVACEFCTGRKLKAFKSCLVCLASYCENHLQSHYESPTFKKHKLVEPSKKHQENVCSRHDEVMEIFCRTDKKSIYYLCTMDDHKGHDTVSAAAERTERQRELEVSRLNIQQRIQDREKDVKLLQQEVEAVSRSADKAVEDSEKIFTQLIRLLQKRSSDVKQQIRSQQETEVSRVKELQEKLQQEITELKRKDAELKQLSHTEDHNQFLHNYPSVSQLSEPTDSINIRPLRYFEDVTAAVSELRDLLQDILRDKWTNISLTETEVVILPEPEPKTRAEFLKYSCEITLDPNTANTTLLLSEGNRKVEYTFKQQSYSSQTDRFTDHLQVLSRESLTGRCYWEVEWRGWGGVDVAVAYKNISRAGSESIFGRNDKSWCLDCDFNSYLFRFNNIETPVSGPDSSRVGVYLDHRAGILSFYSVSETMTLLHRVQTTFTQPLYAGLYVYFGATAELCKVK is encoded by the coding sequence ttgcctctgagagctgaaatggcgcagagaaatcagctggaccgagaatccttctcttgttcgatctgtctggatcaactgaaggatccagtgactacttcctgtggacacagctactgcatgaactgtattaaatcacactgggatgcagaggatcagaggaagcgCTACAGCTGCCCTGAGTGCAGAGAGGTCTTCAGAcggaggcctgtcctgaagaaaaacaccatgttagcagctttagtggagcagctgaagaagactggactccaagctgctcctgctgatcactgctatgctggacctgaagatgtggcctgtgagtTCTGCAcagggaggaagctgaaagccttcaagtcctgtctggtgtgtctggcctcttactgtgagaatcacctccagtctcactatgaatcacctacatttaaaaaacacaagctggtggagccctccaaGAAGCACCAGGAGAACGTCTGCTCTCGCCATGATGAGGTGATGGAGATATTCTGTCGTACAGATAAGAAGAGTATCTATTATCTCTGCACTATGGatgatcataaaggccacgacacagtctcagctgcagcagaaaggactgagaggcagagagagctcgaggtgagtcgactaaacatccagcagagaatccaggacagagagaaagatgtgaagctgcttcaacaggaggtggaggccgtcagtcgctctgctgataaagcagtggaggacagtgagaagatcttcactcagctgatccgtctcctccagaaaagaagctctgatgtgaagcagcagatcagatcccagcaggaaactgaagtgagtcgagtcaaagagcttcaggagaagctgcagcaggagatcactgagctgaagaggaaagatgctgaactgaagcagctctcacacacagaggatcacaaccagtttctacacaactacccctcagtgtcacaactcagtgaacctacagactccatcaatatccgtcctctcagatactttgaggatgtgacagcagctgtgtcagagctcagagacctactacaggacatcctgagggacaaatggacaaacatctcactgacagagaCTGAAGTGGTTATACtgccagaaccagaacccaagaccagagctgagttcttaaaatattcatgtgaaatcactctggatccaaacacagcaaacacaacgctgttattatctgaggggaacagaaaagtagaatatACGTTTaaacaacagtcttattctagtcaaaCAGATAGATTCACTGATCATCTTCaagtcctgagtagagagagtctgactggacgttgttactgggaggtggagtggagaggatggggaggagttgatgtagcagtcgcatacaagaatatcagcagagcaggaagtgaatCTATATTTGGacgtaatgacaaatcttggtgtTTAGATTGTGACTTTAACAGTTATTTATTTCGCTTCAACAACATTGAAACTCCCGTCTCGGGTCCTgattcctccagagtcggagtgtacctggatcacagagcaggtattctgtccttctacagcgtctctgaaaccatgactctcctccacagagtccagaccacattcactcagcctctctatgctggactttatgtttattttggagccacagctgagttgtgtaaagtgaaatag